Proteins from a genomic interval of Flammeovirgaceae bacterium SG7u.111:
- a CDS encoding transglycosylase domain-containing protein produces MYKNITRIAWVIFFLAIIGLPLLISSIRYNWFGLYGGMPDLSDLDNPKNELASEVFSADGELLGKYFRENRSSVEYDNLSPNLINALTATEDIRFEEHSGVDLIGLLRVFYGIVSFDLQGGGSTISQQLAKNLFQTRGALNDGTLCRMPLVGTFIIKVKEMILAVNIEKYYTKKEVMTLYLNTVDFGSNAFGIKVASKTFFNVEPDSLSVPQAAILVGLLKAPTAYSPRLNPENSIRRRNTVFGQMKKYDFLTQEELDSLKELPIGLEEYSVASHNKGLATYFRAELAKELRTWCKNNTKADGSNYDLYADGLRVYTTIDTRMQKLAEEAIEEHMTKQQGLFFEHWKGRNPWITDDYKEIKGFLNRVIRRTPRYASLKKQFGDQKDSIDAVLNRPVKMRVFTWDTPSHEMDTVLSPIDSVSYYKHFLQAGMIAVDPFTGHIKAWVGGIEHKYFQFDHVKQGYRQPGSTFKPILYSYAIDKHKYHPCFKVVDAPITFTLPSGDVWTPKNSSEYSGATFTLRQAMAMSKNTIAAYLMKEFGDHGPELVANYAEDKFGIGYLRQKYGINRKLERVPSLCLGTSDVSLFEMAAAYTPFVNGGIWTEPLFITRIEDKEGKVLAAFTPKTIQTFGEDVAYTMSYMLRGSNEERGGTSVGLRVRQVKEGQQGYNFIRGNQVGGKTGTTSNYSDAWFMGITKDLVVGVWSGGDDTSIHFRSLKYGQGGRQAMPAYALFMEKLFEDEELGFEKGEFPKPVTPIGELDCWKYEVHESSTDSTGNFILPGRVDENEFN; encoded by the coding sequence ATGTATAAAAATATAACAAGGATAGCTTGGGTGATTTTTTTCCTTGCGATAATTGGTCTCCCATTGTTGATTTCTTCCATTAGGTACAATTGGTTTGGCTTGTACGGAGGAATGCCCGACCTGAGCGATCTAGATAACCCTAAAAATGAACTTGCGTCGGAGGTTTTTTCAGCTGATGGGGAACTGCTCGGCAAATATTTTAGGGAAAACAGAAGTAGTGTAGAATACGATAACCTTTCCCCCAACCTGATAAATGCCCTTACTGCTACGGAAGATATACGATTTGAAGAGCATAGTGGCGTTGACCTTATAGGTTTGTTAAGGGTGTTTTATGGAATTGTTTCTTTCGATCTGCAAGGCGGAGGAAGTACTATTTCCCAACAGCTTGCCAAAAACCTTTTCCAGACAAGGGGTGCACTGAACGATGGAACACTATGCCGGATGCCTTTGGTGGGTACGTTTATCATAAAGGTAAAGGAAATGATTTTGGCAGTAAATATTGAAAAATATTACACCAAAAAAGAGGTCATGACTTTGTACCTCAATACAGTAGATTTTGGTAGCAATGCTTTTGGGATAAAAGTAGCTTCCAAGACTTTTTTCAATGTTGAGCCTGATAGCTTGAGTGTTCCCCAAGCTGCTATTTTGGTCGGGTTGCTCAAAGCCCCAACCGCTTACAGCCCTCGTCTCAATCCTGAAAACTCAATCAGGAGGAGAAATACTGTTTTTGGGCAAATGAAGAAGTATGATTTCCTTACCCAAGAAGAGTTAGATTCTCTAAAAGAGCTGCCCATAGGCTTGGAAGAATATTCGGTGGCAAGTCATAATAAAGGCTTGGCAACTTATTTCAGGGCAGAGTTAGCCAAAGAATTAAGGACTTGGTGCAAGAATAATACAAAAGCGGACGGGTCGAACTACGATCTTTACGCAGACGGCTTGCGAGTATATACCACTATCGATACTCGTATGCAAAAGCTGGCAGAGGAGGCGATAGAGGAGCATATGACCAAGCAGCAAGGATTGTTTTTTGAGCATTGGAAAGGAAGAAACCCATGGATAACAGATGATTATAAAGAGATAAAAGGATTCTTGAATAGGGTGATTAGGCGTACTCCAAGATATGCTTCGCTCAAAAAGCAGTTTGGCGACCAAAAAGATTCGATAGATGCCGTGCTGAACAGGCCTGTGAAAATGAGGGTGTTTACTTGGGATACTCCGAGCCACGAAATGGATACAGTTCTCAGCCCTATCGATTCGGTAAGTTACTACAAGCATTTCCTACAGGCAGGGATGATTGCGGTCGACCCGTTTACCGGCCATATTAAAGCTTGGGTAGGAGGGATAGAACATAAGTACTTCCAGTTTGACCACGTGAAACAAGGTTATCGCCAGCCTGGGTCTACTTTTAAACCTATTCTCTATTCTTATGCAATAGACAAACATAAATACCACCCATGTTTCAAGGTAGTAGATGCGCCTATTACTTTTACGCTGCCCTCTGGCGATGTCTGGACTCCTAAAAACAGTTCAGAGTATTCAGGTGCTACCTTTACCTTACGACAAGCCATGGCGATGTCTAAGAACACGATTGCCGCTTACCTAATGAAAGAGTTTGGTGACCACGGCCCCGAGCTGGTGGCTAATTATGCCGAAGATAAATTTGGGATTGGTTATTTGCGCCAAAAATATGGAATAAACCGTAAGCTAGAGCGTGTGCCTTCTTTGTGTTTAGGAACTAGCGATGTCTCTTTATTTGAAATGGCAGCTGCATATACCCCGTTTGTGAATGGGGGAATTTGGACAGAACCACTTTTCATTACCCGTATAGAAGATAAAGAAGGAAAGGTGTTGGCTGCTTTCACTCCTAAAACTATCCAGACATTTGGAGAAGATGTGGCTTATACCATGAGCTATATGTTGAGAGGATCGAACGAGGAGAGAGGGGGGACTTCCGTAGGCTTGAGGGTTCGTCAAGTAAAAGAAGGGCAGCAAGGCTATAATTTTATAAGGGGAAATCAAGTAGGAGGTAAAACAGGTACAACCTCAAACTATTCAGATGCATGGTTTATGGGAATCACCAAAGATTTGGTAGTAGGAGTTTGGTCTGGTGGCGATGATACGAGCATTCACTTTAGAAGCTTGAAATACGGTCAAGGAGGTAGACAGGCGATGCCAGCTTATGCTCTTTTTATGGAGAAACTATTTGAGGATGAGGAATTGGGTTTTGAAAAGGGAGAGTTCCCCAAGCCTGTGACACCCATTGGAGAGCTTGACTGTTGGAAATATGAGGTTCATGAAAGCTCTACAGATTCTACTGGTAATTTTATTTTGCCAGGAAGGGTTGATGAGAATGAGTTTAATTAA
- a CDS encoding tetratricopeptide repeat protein — MQEKNCFQLSLITWVRLLSVVLLFSGCQAYHDTTARFNAYFLAKEKMLEIENTLFGEPVNDYNDILQVLVTIDTNHTRSQKTGFDYVIEKASLPIQWHETSEWVDDCYILIGTSRLYQGDFMNATLTYKFVNTYSKDADTRHEALVKLMRTYIEAREYDNMFATLDFIRKEKVPFSEDNTRDYHIVMAHYYRLIEDYPLVVEHLERAMPLIQKKKDKAHYYYLLGQIYEMFGDDEKAFLNYDAVMKHNPDFELAFQADLNRSGVKKLETEDDVIKASKYYRKLLSDENNWEYRDKIYYEMAIFEIKRNEHNSAINYLSESAQVSSSNTVQKSYSYLKMGEIYYDHFKDFENAALYYDSTMQVMPKDIKVYEEVKEKAEVLKEFVKYLNMVRDQDRLINYSNMEPAELDSVLTAEVTKEKEKILQTRENRELAAQKRVQPTSAESSEVEVEGGWYFYNSSAVVFGRTNFVRIWGTRPLEDNWRLVSKSSSLIQQLPQQQQNTAKKKKGEEEQEDIFASVQTVDQRKAQIPNSDEAMEAVKEKLAEGLFGLGKTYYYKLKELENTLTTFNRMADEFPYHENTPEAIYIMYLLCTDYDSCDANPYKNKLVEEYPKSFYARIIVNPNYVEESNVINEKVANMYKHSYELYKADEFEQADSLLSLAVTQYPENNLLDKIALLKVMILGKTTDNITEYYIKLDKFMKTYTESELVAYAKTLMSGLSEKERQMGASAVEQQSINEQEEGGQTPPDDGGGDEKK; from the coding sequence ATGCAAGAGAAGAATTGTTTCCAACTATCACTTATAACCTGGGTAAGGTTGCTGAGCGTGGTCTTGTTATTCTCTGGATGCCAGGCTTATCATGACACCACTGCCCGTTTCAATGCCTATTTTCTTGCCAAAGAGAAGATGTTAGAAATAGAGAATACGCTATTTGGTGAGCCTGTCAACGATTACAACGATATCCTGCAAGTATTGGTAACGATAGATACCAACCATACCCGCTCCCAGAAAACTGGCTTCGATTATGTGATAGAAAAGGCATCGTTGCCCATCCAATGGCACGAGACTAGCGAGTGGGTGGACGATTGCTATATACTTATAGGGACTTCTCGGCTGTACCAAGGCGATTTTATGAACGCCACGCTTACCTACAAGTTTGTGAATACCTACTCGAAAGATGCAGATACTCGGCATGAAGCTTTGGTGAAGCTCATGCGGACGTACATTGAAGCTCGGGAGTATGATAATATGTTTGCAACGCTCGACTTTATTCGAAAAGAAAAAGTACCCTTTAGCGAAGACAATACCCGCGATTACCACATCGTAATGGCCCATTATTACCGTCTTATAGAAGATTACCCGCTGGTGGTGGAGCACCTTGAGAGGGCGATGCCACTTATTCAAAAGAAAAAAGACAAGGCTCATTACTACTATTTGTTAGGGCAGATTTATGAGATGTTTGGCGATGACGAGAAGGCCTTTTTAAACTACGATGCCGTGATGAAGCACAATCCTGATTTTGAGCTTGCTTTCCAAGCTGATCTAAACCGATCGGGGGTGAAAAAGTTGGAAACCGAAGACGACGTAATAAAAGCGTCGAAGTATTATCGGAAATTGCTTTCCGATGAGAATAACTGGGAGTACCGCGACAAGATTTATTACGAAATGGCCATATTTGAAATTAAGCGCAACGAGCATAATAGTGCGATTAATTATTTGAGTGAATCGGCACAGGTGAGTAGCTCTAACACGGTTCAAAAATCGTATTCTTATTTGAAAATGGGAGAGATTTATTACGACCATTTCAAAGATTTTGAAAATGCGGCACTCTATTACGATAGCACCATGCAGGTGATGCCAAAAGATATTAAGGTCTATGAAGAGGTAAAGGAAAAGGCGGAGGTGCTGAAGGAGTTTGTAAAATACCTCAACATGGTTCGTGACCAAGATAGGCTCATCAATTATTCGAACATGGAGCCTGCTGAGCTCGATAGCGTACTTACCGCAGAAGTCACAAAAGAGAAAGAGAAGATTCTTCAAACGAGGGAAAACCGAGAATTGGCTGCCCAAAAAAGAGTGCAACCTACTTCAGCGGAAAGCTCTGAAGTAGAAGTAGAAGGAGGATGGTATTTCTACAATTCATCTGCCGTGGTATTTGGAAGAACTAATTTTGTGCGGATTTGGGGAACCCGACCGCTAGAAGACAACTGGAGGTTGGTAAGTAAAAGTTCTTCGCTAATTCAGCAACTCCCCCAGCAACAGCAGAATACTGCAAAGAAGAAGAAAGGAGAAGAAGAACAAGAAGATATTTTTGCCTCGGTGCAGACGGTTGATCAACGGAAAGCGCAAATTCCCAACAGCGATGAAGCCATGGAGGCTGTAAAAGAAAAACTAGCAGAAGGGCTATTTGGATTGGGCAAAACTTATTATTATAAGTTAAAAGAGCTGGAGAATACTCTCACCACGTTTAATCGGATGGCGGATGAATTTCCCTACCATGAAAATACGCCAGAGGCAATTTACATCATGTATTTGCTCTGCACCGACTACGATAGCTGTGATGCTAATCCTTATAAAAACAAATTGGTCGAGGAATACCCTAAGTCTTTTTATGCGCGCATTATTGTCAATCCGAATTATGTGGAAGAGAGTAATGTGATTAATGAAAAGGTGGCCAATATGTACAAGCATAGCTACGAGCTTTATAAAGCAGATGAGTTTGAGCAAGCAGATTCGCTTTTGAGCTTGGCTGTTACGCAATACCCCGAAAACAACTTGCTTGACAAAATAGCCCTGCTCAAGGTGATGATACTTGGGAAAACAACCGACAATATCACCGAATACTACATAAAATTAGACAAGTTCATGAAAACCTACACAGAAAGCGAGTTGGTAGCTTATGCAAAAACACTCATGAGTGGGCTTTCAGAAAAAGAACGCCAAATGGGGGCTTCTGCCGTGGAACAACAGTCTATAAACGAGCAAGAGGAAGGTGGGCAAACTCCTCCCGATGATGGCGGTGGAGATGAAAAAAAATAA
- a CDS encoding M23 family metallopeptidase, with protein sequence MKQRKTISNRLTSRLLLIVRDEENFAEKTTIKFSYAKLILSVSIFFLVMLGLSFALATTVLSKWFDPRTESLKTSSALLEIEDKLDSLIIEVDMKDRYIQNLKMVLEGGIPITELQTSETIDSFKPNQYSNNEIHPIDSQFRKEFEEDDYEQLSLINSTRHELQEFFFFMPISNGVVSKEFSVKEGHYGLDIVAKKNESIKAIADGTIIMSSWTQDAGYVIAIQHKHQLISVYKHNSVLLGTVGKTVKAGDIIAIIGNTGEYTDGPHLHLEIWFNGNPVNPQDFIPL encoded by the coding sequence TTGAAACAGAGAAAAACAATATCAAATCGGCTTACATCAAGGTTGTTGCTCATTGTAAGAGATGAGGAAAATTTTGCGGAGAAGACGACTATAAAATTCAGCTATGCTAAGCTAATTTTATCGGTAAGTATCTTTTTCTTAGTCATGCTTGGCTTGAGTTTTGCCCTGGCCACCACAGTGCTTTCCAAATGGTTCGACCCCAGAACCGAATCATTAAAAACAAGTTCTGCACTACTCGAAATAGAAGACAAGCTCGACTCGCTAATAATAGAGGTGGACATGAAAGACAGGTACATCCAAAATCTGAAAATGGTACTGGAAGGAGGAATCCCTATTACCGAGCTACAAACAAGTGAAACTATTGACTCGTTTAAACCTAACCAGTACAGCAACAACGAGATACACCCTATAGATTCTCAATTCAGAAAAGAATTTGAAGAGGATGATTACGAACAACTTTCACTCATAAACAGCACCCGTCACGAGCTGCAAGAGTTTTTCTTTTTTATGCCCATTAGCAATGGAGTAGTTTCCAAAGAGTTTAGTGTAAAAGAAGGCCACTATGGCTTAGATATTGTAGCTAAAAAGAATGAGTCTATTAAGGCTATTGCCGACGGTACAATTATTATGTCATCGTGGACGCAAGATGCTGGCTACGTGATAGCCATCCAACATAAGCACCAGCTAATTAGTGTTTACAAACACAATTCCGTGTTACTCGGCACAGTGGGGAAAACAGTGAAAGCAGGCGATATTATAGCTATTATAGGGAATACAGGAGAATATACGGACGGACCTCATTTGCACTTGGAAATATGGTTTAATGGCAATCCGGTGAACCCTCAAGACTTTATTCCACTATAA
- a CDS encoding polymer-forming cytoskeletal protein produces the protein MSLFNNKAERQEEVQMSNSSNIIGKGTAITGDLETFGNIRIDGKVTGNVRSKSKVALGDGSMVEGNIFSQNAEVSGEVVGKIDITDVLVLKPSAVINGDIYAGRLIIESGATFNGNCQMGDKAKDGQAKAPVNGKTEQKPAAKPQTATK, from the coding sequence ATGAGTTTATTTAACAACAAAGCCGAAAGGCAAGAAGAAGTACAAATGAGTAATTCGAGTAATATCATTGGCAAAGGCACTGCTATTACTGGTGACTTGGAAACATTTGGCAACATAAGAATAGATGGAAAAGTAACTGGAAATGTACGCTCTAAATCTAAAGTTGCCCTAGGCGATGGCTCTATGGTAGAAGGCAACATCTTCAGTCAAAATGCTGAGGTATCTGGTGAAGTTGTAGGAAAAATTGATATTACAGATGTGCTTGTTTTGAAGCCTTCGGCGGTGATCAATGGTGATATTTATGCGGGAAGATTGATCATAGAATCTGGAGCTACTTTTAACGGAAACTGCCAAATGGGCGATAAAGCAAAAGATGGACAAGCCAAAGCACCAGTCAACGGAAAAACAGAGCAAAAACCAGCGGCAAAACCCCAAACCGCTACTAAGTGA
- a CDS encoding AtpZ/AtpI family protein, with protein MDKPKHQSTEKQSKNQRQNPKPLLSDYAKYSGIATKMALTMVAGVLGGMKIDEWLELETPIFTIILALLSSGLAIYIIIKDT; from the coding sequence ATGGACAAGCCAAAGCACCAGTCAACGGAAAAACAGAGCAAAAACCAGCGGCAAAACCCCAAACCGCTACTAAGTGATTACGCTAAGTACTCTGGGATAGCCACCAAAATGGCCCTCACCATGGTAGCTGGGGTATTGGGAGGAATGAAAATAGATGAATGGCTTGAGCTTGAAACACCTATTTTTACCATTATTTTAGCCCTCCTTTCTTCTGGTTTAGCTATTTATATCATTATAAAAGATACCTGA
- a CDS encoding LON peptidase substrate-binding domain-containing protein has protein sequence MLIKLPLFPLKLVVFPNETLNLHVFEPRYKQLVNDCVESGATFGISTFLNNKVQAWGTEIRIHSITNTYKDGRMDISTKGDRIFRIENFKNPMDRQKLYAGGEIEFKEFTDEVSNERRAKLLKLLEVFFELIKIDIDVPVNDPFLSFRVGHKLGLSLRQEYQLLKTKSEGERIAVLIDHLEGNIPVVRAMEKAKDRIKKNGHFKNFDPINF, from the coding sequence ATGTTAATCAAACTCCCTCTTTTCCCCCTCAAACTGGTGGTTTTCCCCAACGAAACCCTCAACTTACACGTGTTTGAGCCCCGCTACAAGCAACTTGTGAACGACTGTGTAGAAAGCGGAGCTACTTTTGGAATATCTACCTTCCTGAACAACAAGGTACAAGCATGGGGTACTGAGATACGCATCCACTCCATCACCAATACTTACAAAGATGGCAGGATGGACATATCAACCAAGGGAGATAGAATATTTAGGATTGAGAATTTTAAAAACCCGATGGATAGGCAAAAACTCTATGCAGGTGGAGAAATCGAGTTTAAAGAGTTCACCGACGAAGTTTCCAATGAAAGACGGGCTAAACTGCTGAAACTTTTAGAAGTGTTTTTTGAGCTAATAAAAATAGATATTGATGTCCCTGTCAATGATCCATTTCTTTCATTCAGGGTCGGGCATAAACTGGGGCTTTCCCTCAGGCAAGAGTATCAATTGCTCAAAACAAAGAGCGAGGGTGAGCGAATCGCTGTTCTTATAGACCACCTAGAAGGCAACATACCCGTGGTGAGAGCCATGGAAAAAGCCAAAGATAGGATAAAGAAAAATGGGCATTTCAAGAATTTTGACCCTATTAATTTTTAA
- a CDS encoding DUF4231 domain-containing protein has product MEEEKVKKTVEDRATEIAMEEGLPLPKKKGEAEKAEPEEIEVQEESTSSDKKDFSGEHRNYKPLGRTMPLMTDEEYITNRLDDQMNWFDRKSSLNQKRYKKYKRIEFIIAATIPVLTTMTAVAKGYDNSETIETVMLVSAALGGIVLVILNKFLELGDFFKYWKEYRAAAEALQYERALYLTRTEPYDEEDAFPKLVEKVESILSKETQKWQTRMKQPQHTDFSNLANKKGAPTTSHPAPKV; this is encoded by the coding sequence ATGGAGGAAGAAAAAGTAAAAAAAACAGTAGAGGATAGAGCTACAGAGATTGCTATGGAAGAAGGGTTGCCTTTACCAAAGAAGAAAGGCGAGGCAGAAAAAGCTGAGCCTGAAGAAATTGAAGTACAAGAAGAAAGCACTAGTTCCGATAAAAAAGATTTTAGCGGTGAACACCGAAACTATAAGCCATTGGGAAGAACCATGCCATTGATGACAGATGAGGAGTATATAACCAATAGGCTTGATGACCAAATGAATTGGTTTGACAGGAAAAGCTCATTGAACCAGAAAAGATACAAGAAATATAAGCGGATAGAATTTATCATCGCCGCTACCATTCCTGTACTCACTACCATGACAGCCGTAGCAAAAGGCTACGATAACAGCGAAACGATAGAGACAGTAATGCTTGTATCGGCAGCACTTGGAGGTATTGTACTGGTGATTCTCAATAAGTTTTTAGAGTTAGGAGATTTTTTCAAGTATTGGAAAGAGTATAGAGCTGCCGCCGAGGCGCTACAATACGAACGAGCATTGTACCTTACCCGTACGGAACCTTACGATGAGGAAGATGCCTTCCCCAAACTGGTGGAAAAAGTGGAGTCGATCTTGAGCAAAGAAACCCAAAAATGGCAAACCCGAATGAAACAGCCTCAGCATACTGATTTCTCGAACTTAGCCAATAAAAAGGGCGCTCCGACAACTAGCCATCCTGCTCCAAAAGTATAG
- a CDS encoding nucleoside 2-deoxyribosyltransferase domain-containing protein — protein sequence MAKVFLGGTANKSRWRNYVIPRLQIEYFNPVVDNWDEEAYKKELVERENCDYCLYVITPKMTGVYSIAEVIDDSNKRPGKTVFCALVKDEEARFSEAQIKSMIAVGRMVEANGGKWFKSLQKTIEFLNNGLHKD from the coding sequence ATGGCTAAAGTTTTTCTTGGAGGTACAGCAAACAAATCCCGTTGGAGAAACTACGTAATTCCACGGTTACAGATCGAATACTTCAACCCAGTGGTTGATAATTGGGACGAGGAAGCCTATAAAAAAGAGTTGGTAGAAAGAGAAAATTGTGACTATTGCCTATACGTGATCACCCCAAAAATGACTGGGGTTTATTCAATAGCCGAGGTGATTGATGACTCCAACAAACGACCAGGGAAAACCGTTTTTTGCGCCTTGGTGAAAGATGAGGAAGCACGCTTCAGCGAAGCACAAATAAAATCGATGATAGCTGTTGGGCGGATGGTGGAAGCCAATGGCGGCAAGTGGTTCAAGTCGCTCCAAAAAACAATCGAATTCCTAAATAACGGCTTGCACAAAGACTAA
- a CDS encoding class I SAM-dependent methyltransferase, which yields MKNLYERYLLPRLIHRACNSGPANFQRSLIVPQAEGTVLEIGIGSGLNLTFYDPEKVKAVVGIDRSKEVWERRDVSVGELGFEFVFEEGFAENLPLENHSVDTILTTFTLCSVSGLGASFEEMRRVLKPSGKLLFCEHGKAPEKAVNLLQNALNPVWKRMGGGCHLNRDIPTLIKANGFQINEMDTGYITGLRFASYNFWGSAKMK from the coding sequence ATGAAAAACTTATACGAAAGATATTTATTGCCAAGGTTGATCCATCGTGCTTGCAATAGCGGACCTGCGAATTTCCAACGCTCCTTGATTGTGCCCCAAGCGGAAGGTACTGTTCTTGAAATTGGCATAGGTTCTGGGCTGAATTTGACTTTTTATGATCCTGAAAAGGTGAAAGCAGTGGTAGGAATTGACCGTTCGAAAGAAGTTTGGGAGCGGAGGGACGTATCGGTAGGTGAGCTTGGTTTCGAGTTTGTATTTGAGGAAGGGTTTGCGGAAAATCTGCCACTAGAAAACCATTCGGTAGATACCATTCTTACCACCTTTACGCTGTGCTCCGTAAGTGGGTTGGGAGCGTCTTTTGAGGAAATGAGGAGGGTTTTAAAGCCTAGCGGAAAGTTGCTGTTTTGTGAGCATGGGAAAGCTCCAGAAAAAGCGGTGAATTTGCTCCAAAATGCACTTAATCCTGTTTGGAAAAGGATGGGAGGTGGCTGCCACCTAAACAGAGATATTCCCACCTTGATAAAGGCAAATGGGTTTCAAATTAATGAAATGGATACGGGGTATATTACCGGACTAAGGTTTGCCAGCTATAACTTTTGGGGGAGTGCTAAAATGAAGTGA
- a CDS encoding DinB family protein, producing MKTFFMSLVDYDVWATKLLAKTMKTNGIHDSEIPVKGLNHMIYVNQMWYDRLVGKEMSLPKPPDYDFEGSLSHYLELMEAYKKLVEDANEGDLASKISYKNTKGLPFDNTMSEILFNVLNHGTHHRNGLSRFIRKSGYTPPPTDYIFYLREK from the coding sequence ATGAAAACTTTTTTCATGTCACTGGTGGACTATGATGTTTGGGCTACCAAGCTTCTGGCAAAAACGATGAAGACCAATGGGATTCACGACAGTGAAATTCCAGTAAAAGGACTAAACCATATGATCTATGTGAACCAAATGTGGTACGATAGATTGGTAGGCAAAGAAATGTCTCTTCCCAAACCTCCTGACTACGATTTTGAAGGTTCACTCAGCCATTACCTCGAACTGATGGAAGCTTACAAAAAATTGGTAGAAGATGCTAATGAAGGTGATTTGGCTTCAAAAATAAGCTATAAAAACACCAAAGGTTTGCCATTTGACAATACCATGAGCGAAATCTTGTTCAACGTATTGAACCACGGAACTCACCACCGCAACGGTCTTTCGAGATTTATCCGCAAATCGGGCTATACCCCTCCCCCTACGGATTATATTTTCTATTTAAGAGAAAAATAA
- a CDS encoding CAP domain-containing protein — MKLALSILFTFVGLSFPSQAQDSPWHDGLYSQYDFNSFVELAIAQREMDFKNIDYPLLNAAVFYETNRMRKKKRLPVFQHSAKLEEAAFGHSTDMVERNFYGHNSKVRGKKTVKDRLALVGLTNLGLAENVAQTFALQMSEKNSYYLPSQNGGYFSLSYRGEPVPAHTYLSFAKSLVKEWMDSPGHRANILDKSFTHLGCGIRYNTPKKQDDFPMFMATQNFGTRGE, encoded by the coding sequence ATGAAATTAGCCTTGTCAATCCTTTTTACTTTCGTTGGTCTTTCTTTTCCTTCCCAAGCCCAAGATTCCCCTTGGCACGATGGACTCTACAGCCAATATGATTTCAATTCTTTTGTCGAGTTAGCAATAGCCCAGCGCGAGATGGACTTTAAGAATATTGATTATCCTTTGCTCAACGCTGCTGTTTTTTACGAGACCAACCGCATGCGCAAAAAGAAACGCCTCCCCGTATTCCAGCATTCGGCTAAGCTGGAAGAAGCCGCTTTCGGGCATTCTACCGACATGGTGGAGCGGAACTTTTATGGGCACAACAGCAAAGTACGGGGAAAGAAAACTGTGAAAGATAGGCTAGCATTGGTCGGGCTAACTAACCTTGGTTTGGCAGAAAATGTAGCCCAAACCTTTGCCCTCCAAATGAGCGAAAAGAACTCCTACTATCTCCCCTCACAAAATGGAGGCTACTTTAGCCTGTCGTACCGAGGTGAACCTGTTCCCGCCCATACTTACCTTAGCTTTGCAAAATCGCTGGTGAAGGAATGGATGGACTCTCCAGGGCACAGGGCAAACATCCTCGACAAGTCCTTTACACACCTAGGCTGCGGAATCCGTTACAACACTCCCAAAAAACAAGACGATTTCCCGATGTTTATGGCTACCCAAAACTTTGGAACAAGAGGGGAGTAA
- a CDS encoding maleylpyruvate isomerase family mycothiol-dependent enzyme, whose amino-acid sequence MKPVAQIDTLPLFPKIHEELIALLKSLLPSDWEKPTVCSKWCVKDIAAHLWDGNLRRVVLHRDGYFSKDVPEIKSSADLLAFLNQLNADWVQACKRLSPEVLIEQLDQSGKQMIAEFERLDMEAQAAFAVSWAGDTVSPNWFDIAREYTEKWHHQQQIRLAVGKPGIMSKALYLPFLDTFMRGLPHTYRNVDASDQTCLQVTVPEVEGSWFLQRVEGKWMLLSETDMEPKAKVKVPAEIAWRLFSKGISREEALGVSIISGDEELAMPLFSMVSVMA is encoded by the coding sequence ATGAAACCAGTTGCCCAAATTGATACTCTTCCTCTGTTTCCCAAAATCCATGAGGAGCTAATTGCCTTGCTCAAAAGTTTATTACCATCTGATTGGGAAAAGCCAACCGTTTGTTCCAAGTGGTGTGTGAAAGATATTGCCGCCCACCTCTGGGATGGAAATCTCAGGAGGGTAGTTTTACACCGAGATGGCTACTTTTCTAAGGATGTCCCTGAAATAAAATCGAGTGCCGATTTGCTGGCATTTTTGAACCAACTGAACGCAGATTGGGTGCAAGCTTGCAAGCGCCTGAGCCCCGAAGTGCTCATTGAACAACTCGACCAAAGCGGCAAGCAGATGATAGCCGAGTTTGAAAGGTTGGATATGGAAGCCCAAGCGGCTTTTGCCGTTTCTTGGGCAGGTGATACGGTTTCCCCCAACTGGTTCGATATTGCTAGGGAATATACCGAAAAGTGGCACCACCAGCAGCAAATCCGCTTGGCGGTGGGCAAGCCGGGCATCATGAGCAAAGCCTTGTACCTCCCTTTCCTCGATACTTTTATGAGAGGCTTGCCGCATACCTACCGAAATGTGGATGCGTCCGATCAAACCTGCTTGCAAGTAACAGTTCCCGAAGTAGAAGGCAGCTGGTTTCTTCAGCGAGTAGAAGGGAAATGGATGCTGCTATCAGAAACCGATATGGAGCCCAAGGCTAAGGTAAAAGTGCCTGCTGAAATAGCTTGGCGACTTTTTTCCAAAGGGATTTCTAGGGAAGAAGCACTCGGGGTTTCCATCATTAGTGGCGATGAAGAATTAGCCATGCCGCTGTTCAGCATGGTGAGTGTGATGGCATAA